A single region of the Triticum dicoccoides isolate Atlit2015 ecotype Zavitan chromosome 2B, WEW_v2.0, whole genome shotgun sequence genome encodes:
- the LOC119366260 gene encoding uncharacterized protein LOC119366260 — protein MKKLYQGKGRRVHPAPAPAPGQDASAVALAMLPATLLALVAALTAEEQEVLAYLLSGGAGGAAGGAGGGRRRRLNGPHQPEMGCGCFGCYKSFWARWDASPNRHLIHRIIDAVEEGSGGGEGAAKGSAPGGATRRGHRRRRRGRGGPCAVDAAAEEHGAAEAHVGVPDEHLHPQGCCASDGGEDGDYEGDEDDGADSLYGGEEALTDDSDCAGANSSAEKSAVGKLVRFIGEKVWAAWT, from the coding sequence ATGAAGAAGCTGTACCAGGGGAAGGGCCGGCGGGTGcacccggcgccggcgccggcgccggggcAGGACGCGTCCGCGGTGGCGCTCGCCATGCTGCCGGCGACCCTGCTGGCGCTCGTGGCCGCGCTCACGGCCGAGGAGCAGGAGGTGCTGGCCTACCTGCTGTCGGGCGGGGCCGGCGGCGCGGCGGGGGGCGCGGGCGGGGGCCGGCGCCGGCGGCTCAACGGGCCGCACCAGCCGGAGATGGGCTGCGGCTGCTTCGGCTGCTACAAGAGCTTCTGGGCCCGCTGGGACGCCTCCCCCAACCGCCACCTCATCCACCGCATCATCGACGCCGTCGAGGAGGGCTCCGGCGGGGGCGAGGGAGCAGCCAAGGGATCCGCACCAGGGGGCGCCACGcgccgtggtcaccgccgccggcgccgtggccgcggcgggccgtgcgccgtcgacgccgCCGCCGAGGAGCACGGAGCCGCGGAGGCCCACGTCGGCGTCCCGGACGAGCACCTGCACCCGCAAGGCTGCTGCGCGTCGgacggcggcgaggacggcgactACGAGGGCGACGAGGACGACGGCGCGGACAGCCTCTACGGCGGCGAGGAGGCCCTGACGGACGACAGCGACTGCGCCGGCGCCAACAGCTCCGCCGAGAAGAGCGCCGTGGGCAAGCTGGTGCGCTTCATCGGCGAGAAGGTGTGGGCCGCCTGGACCTGA